GGAGTGGGCTTAGAAACAGGGGTTTTGCAATATCATCTAAACTATTTGGAGAAGAAAGAGCTTGTAACTGTACGCAAGGAAGCTTATTACAAAAGATATTTTGCTGCTGGCAAGGTTATGCCTAAAGACAAAGAACTCATTTCGTTGCTAAGGCAAAAAATCTTACGCAAGATAGCTATACTTCTCATACTTAATCCTAAATCCAGTTATAAACGAATTGCCAGCCAGTTTAATATCTCATCGTCCACATTCTCCTATCATTTAAAAAAGCTCGTAGACAGCAATACAGTTAAAGTAGAGAA
The genomic region above belongs to Candidatus Thermoplasmatota archaeon and contains:
- a CDS encoding winged helix-turn-helix transcriptional regulator — translated: MEEREKALELENRRKIYTYLSKFPGCYFTELQKGVGLETGVLQYHLNYLEKKELVTVRKEAYYKRYFAAGKVMPKDKELISLLRQKILRKIAILLILNPKSSYKRIASQFNISSSTFSYHLKKLVDSNTVKVEKKGGETFYSIKNEEDVSRILITYRRSFADDAVDRFVEAWLELHA